Genomic segment of Prionailurus viverrinus isolate Anna chromosome B4, UM_Priviv_1.0, whole genome shotgun sequence:
tctctctctttctctgtctgtgggattgtgggtgatcatcttcCATGCTCAGATTTTTGGTCTCAGGccgcagtgtttggcagaaatcagtgatttttcagaacgttggaaggtgcccacaactggcactagtattttttttttttgtcacttcaaagcacctatggacagtcctttacttttccatacaagagtaagcttagcaatgctttgcttcattctaggtcaggctgcctgcagatatagaccctttcctctgctgccttattgccagttacattatatacagtatattaaaagagtttattaatactgtactgtagtcaacatccatgcgaACATATACAATGAcccccatgcagaaaaaatgttgaaaagaaagatGGTAAGAAGAAGGAGGTTATTTTAGTGGAAATTAAGAAGGAAAGCATCGAGAAGTACGAACAAGGTATGCGAGTGaccgaaattgcaagattttgtAAGAAGTTTACATTTGCATCTTGTCTgcaaagaagaaggagaaaaaggcgGAGGAATCCTTCACTTCAAACGAGATTAGGGAGAAGGGTAAGATGTGAGAAACAGGGCAAATTTTTGTAGAAAGGAACCACATGAATAAGGCTGTAGTGCGagcgatgaatctgtttaacaacaatgcaatgtcacatttctgtgaaatcctcaaaaggaagcaaaaacaagtGTCATTGTCtgggttccttgttaaagttgcacaaaaagaaaaagattccattaagTCAATAGAAAGCAGAGATTCCactagtgatagtgaaagttgttcTACACAaactctcttgtctccctcacaccagccataaAGCTTTTTTTCAAAGGTAAGcacagattaatttatttttctttaccctttgtattttctttattattttgcattatattGCAGTattgaaatcatttttatatgaatatttttgggttgtggaatgaatcatctgagtttccattatttcttggggagaaattcattttgatatacaagtgctttggattataagcactTTTCCAGAAAAacttatgctcgcaaaccaaggttttactgtactaaCATCTCTTCTATAATTACACACAAAAACAGTTTGTGAAAGACTTGattgtgtgtttttgtgtttgttttgttgtaaaCTGTCTGGTAGAATTTTCTGGTGAAGTCGTCTGGgtctattttggggggaaattctTTTGACTACTGATTCATCTTTTGCAAAATTGTATGTCTAATCCAGTTATCCATTTTTTCTTGAGCCAGTTTTagaaaactatcttttttttcctcagtgttaTCTTTATTTgacactcattcttttttaatctggaaTACCTGAATAgagataccttttatttattatttattacttttttgttatttgctttattttctgattGTATCTTGCCAGAACATTgccaaattttatcttttcaaatatcaaTGCTGGGTCCACTAATATTCTCCTCTGTACATAACATTTTGTTTCACTAATCTCTgatgttttctttgtaatttatttccttccattttcttttttttatttatttcattttttattaaaaaaatttttttaatgtttatttttacttttagggagagaaagagagacagagcatgagagagggaggagcacagagagagggagacacagaatccgaagcaggctccagggtctgagctgtcagcacagagcctgacacgggactcaaactcatgaaccaggagatcatgacctgagccgaagtcagatgcttaattgattgaTCCACTGAGACGCcccaaatttatttcattttttaaaatgttttatttattttgagaaagagagagagaaagggagcaagcaagcactagcaggggaggggtagggagaaagggacaaagggagaaagagaatcccaagaaggctccatgttcagtgtggagtctgatgcagggtttgatctcacgaccatgagatcactacctgagccaaaaacaagaatcggaggcttaacagactctttatgagtcacccaggcacactttccttccattttcattGGGTTTAACTTACTATTGTTTTGAAAATTCTAGGGATGAATTGTTGTCATTATTTCTTGTtgtaattaaaagcaaacatatgaATTGCACTTTAATTAGGAATTTTATGAATTCCAGATGTTTTTGGCAAGTCAACGTGGCAGGAAGATCAATGGCTCCTCAAAGATGTCCATGCCCTAAACCCCCAACGCTGTGAAAATGTTAACTTATatggaaaaaaaggcattttgtAGATGTAAAAATACTAGAGACTTtaagatggggagattattctgaGAAATCTGAGTTGGCTCAATCTAATCATGTGAATTCTTAGAAATGACTCTtagaatgcaactcttgatcttggggtcctgagttcaaagCCCACGTTGGGAGgattttatttaagttaaaaaaaatgaaacgtgTAAACtatattcattacatttttttaaaagatacatccCTCAGTTTAAAGCACACAAATAGATTTTACACATCTTAAGTGTTTACACACTTTTCACATTTACACACCACATTTGGTGTGAGTTTAATTTGTGTTCATCACCTTCTAAGAACTTGGATTCCTCAGGATTAATTCACATATTGAAATTCCAAAACTGAAATCTATGGACCAAATCCTAGACGAATGTAAGGACATACTTTATCTTTATTCAAGAGCCACTAGATAGCCTATCCTGCTGACATATCTTCATTCTttactctttcaaaattaatttcatggTTATAAATGATACAGTTTCACaagaagttgcaaagatagtacagggTGGTCACGTGCACATTTTAGTTAAACATAAAGCAGGACATCAAACACACTAAGttgacattttacaaaaatgtgaATACACGTGAATGGCTCTATACCATTTTATTGCATGTGTAGATTCATGTAACCCCTATTAGCGATTATGGTTGAGTTTTGTAAAAAGTTTTTGAAGGGGTGTGAAATATCTATggaagataaaaacaataaacatgtgAAGATAAAAGGtgaattttgttaaattagaATTATAATGCAATCTTTTTGAGATGGGCATCCGTGTCTAGTGTACCTTTCAAACCTGCTGTTTAACACAGTGCCTGTCACTTCataggtgaagaaaaaaaatctatggaaaaGAATCACTGATGTTTTTTCAGGCAAATGCAAATGTGTAACAACTGGAAAATTATCAGCTAAAATAGTTATGATGAATGACTCACAAGGTGGCAGTAATATATACTCAGGGGATGCGTTGTACAAGCTGACTTTAGGAACTGGCCAGGAGCTAGACTACTGTACAGTGGCAATTGGACACTTACACACTGACCTTACACAGTGTATTTAGTAGGTAGTTGTCTCTATCTAGTGAATTTAAATAGCTTtagaaattccaaaaataaaatattccaagtattaaaaaagaaaaattactcacTTTTTTATGGCATTAACTTAGACATTATAAGATACTACTTCCATGGAATGTTATATGAAATTTGGTACTGTCTACAGTGTTCTCCtattaaaacaaaccaacagcCAAACTATTTAGGGTATAAGACTGCAATAAAATACGTGCCAATTATCAGCTTAACTTGAGGTGTTCAATCATTTGAAATGATTATTActagaaaaatatatgtttaagataacatttacaaatgaattaaaatttgaaatttaaaaatcatgtaagTTTCAAGGACGTACTACAAATCTCTTTTGTCAGTATTGGACCAAAATCTGTtccacaaaaaatacaaaaatcttacagggaaaatgaaaatctcTGTTCCTTATACAGTCTTGGCATATTAATAGTTGTAATCCTGAGGGATTTGACCAGTGTGCCCAATAGACCCACCACAAAATATCTAttattgaaaaatacatattgaattGCAGTCATTATGCCTTAAAAAATATAGACAGTTTCATGAAAATTCTACATTCTCCACTATGAGATTTAAACAGGTGTGTAATTAATAGTAGTTCCTTCTAATATCCCTTGGGTCATTTCCCCAAAGCCAGTCACACTTTTAAATATTACTACTAAAATATATCCACCACTTAGTGCCATTGCAAAGCAGGTTAGTGTGTCCAAGGTATTTGCTTAGTTCTGAAAATTTGAACCAATAAACACAATTATGTATCTTTAAAGTTGTCATGAAACTtctaattaaagaagaaatacaaggtTTTATTTGGTAAGATATATCCAGATATTCTTTATGGCTTATTTCttccctcaattaaaaaaaaactcatgttATCTGCATATCTGtgtataataaaaacattttaagacaaaTAAATATAGGACTTTATGGAAAAAGGAATAAGCTcataattcattaaaataaaacaaaaaataatgggGTCCTTGTTCTGTCTAGGAAGCTATAGAATGGTAAAGAAATgagtatgaagaaaaaaatgagagttgTGTACTTAAGGAATGCTGTGGATTACAACCATGCAAAGTCTTTTCAATTCAGAGACTGGGTTCATTCATTTTCCAATTAAGTAACTACACTTTGTGTTGTACTGTTCCAGGAAGAGACATGTAATGATGATTTCAGCTTTGTCTGGTGTTCTAAATACTGATGATGTAATTTCAAAGATCcataatcaatttttttaatgggaaaatatatatttgggagAAACCTGGCTAGAATGAAAGGTAAAGTCTGTTTCTTCAGAAATGTTGGAAGCTGACCAGCTTAGTAAGAAGTGAAAGAGCTCTTTGGACTCCTGAGATATAGCCAGCTAAGTTAGTGGACTTAAGTAAATGTCATTAAGTTATCAAAATGCTATGCAGcaagtaaaattttatattctctagAGCATGTAGTAATCATGGCAACTCGGTCACTGTTTgcgaattttaaaaaagataatataaatctGTGGTATTGCTTGTAATCACTGCTGACAAATCTTTCCCAAAGAGGATATATGCAATGTAGTCAGTAGGGTTTTTAGGATTATAGCAGGAATGAGAGGAACACTTGGAGACACATTCTATGATATTATCAACCcccaattttccaaaattttgaatttaaatgtgCCCAGGCATGGTGAAAAATTTACAACACTAATTTTCAAGCAATCAAGGAAATGGAGATTTTCTTGGATAgccttattcttattttacattagAGACCATGGATGGTACACTGTAGAGCTTGATCACTCAAAGTTCAGCCATTCAACCTAGCATTGCTTTCTGTGGCATCAATATCAGAGTTCTGAGGGGCGGTAGTGGCTCAGGCATTTTAGGCATACACTAAAAATcataatatgataaatataaatgaataaatttcaataaaataggGATACTTTCATCAACtctcatattcttatttttctccaaataatgGAGTAATTTTAGTGCCATGACAAATATAGAATTGTTGCAAAATGCTGGTGAGCATGAAAATACATGTGAAGCTTTTTATCAGTTTTGCTAAATGTACCAACAACAATGTTGTTGTTCTTTCACTGATGATGAGAATCGTATTGAAGTATGTTTTGCAATAATGGTGAGAGGCTAATGGGCACAATTACCGTTACATCTGTCCCTGTGATTCTGGGACTTCTAGGGGAATGGAGAGTGTGGGAGCACCAACATTCCTTTCCTTATGCTACTGAGAAAGTTGGCTTCAGAACTTAGAGTAAGCAAAATAGACAAGTGAGAGAGTATCACAAGTACATATATTTGGGATGGAATTAAAGGAGAATTCTTCGAATGAGCCACTTATTTCAGAATGGATCCAGAAGCTGTGAGTTTTCAGCTCCTTTCTTTCAGAGGGGaaatctgttttaaatatttttactatagAAGGAAGTAGTTAAGTATTTTTctgaattaaattagaaagtgTACTGTAAAATAGTAGATCCAATATTCACCTAACcccactattaaaaaaaaaacattgttcatCTCAGTCTCAACGTAGCATTATGAGTAATTATTTTTCCAATATGTTTCTGACATTACTAATGTCTGCTATGCTATTGCTGAGTAAAGCTTGTACAGAAAACATTTGTCTAATTCTACTTTTGGTCACAATACTTAATTCTAAATAAGATATAGCAATTGAGTTCataataaatgagtgaatactTTTATGGCTAGATTTTTAGTGGACGCACAATAGTGACTAACTCTCACTTCTGATCATGCAGTTTTGGAAACGATTGACAGTCTATTCAGAGTTTAGCTAAACTACCTCATGATGCTGCTGACTTGACATCTTTTTGGGGTAGCCAGATTGCCTGCAGGGCCCTTGAACTGGTATTAACCTCCCCCTGGCCGCCGCTTGAATGCGAACCATAGGTAACAGCCCAGAATCACAAGTAAATATAAGGTCCTGATATGATTCCCCAACCGCCTCTGTGATAAATCATAGATTCCCCTGTCTCCTGGGGCTTTCTCCTTAGCCCTTAGATAAAAACCCCAAAAAAGCATACCCAAGTCATGCTCTTTTTGGTCTAAATTGACCAAACTGGCCTTAGCCAGGGAACCCCAAAGTACCCCACTCTCAGATTCTAATACAAGTATGTGCCCCAGCTCCTGCttcactctctctgcctgcacTGTGCCTTGACTTCCCCATGTGGCACCTTGAGTGAGCTGTGTGCCTCCTCCAGGACCAGTGAGTAATAAATTTCTCTATTTTGCTTTCCCTTGTGGTCTTTTGTTGAACCCTAGTTCAACATCCTACCCATCTCTACTTAATGATAACTGAATTTGGAAGGAGGACTTCTCTATTCAAAGTCACAATTGTTCAGAAGGATTTTTAAGCCCAACACAAATAATAGGACCATACTTATGTCAGTAGTAGAAATAGGGGCCCAGGAAGTCAAATTATGGTTCAAGAGACAATATTAAAAATCACATAAGTTAGTAGCCCCAGGAAGATTACAGAAAAACACCAAAATCAAACATGTAAGTTATGCTTATTTTTTACTATGTTTATCaattgtttttcatatatacatacatgtgtgtgcacatgtaaacgtatatgtaaatgtatatgtacatagaAGATGATGGTGTGGAGTACACACTCCATTCTTATAAACATGCAATCTATATCCTAAAAGATTCCAAAAGTCAAACTCGcccataatttctctttttgttccctggatttatttcatatttttaaaaattagtagatgattctattttaaatatcatctgcCTAAACTACTTCTACTTAATCCTGACAACAGCATACCTCTGATGAAGAACATGAGCTGCAGGCTGTGACTactgacaaaaaaaaaccaaacaaaaaacaaaaaacaaactgcacCTACGTGATAAGCAATTAGTAAGAGTCGTGCAAAATATTTCTTTGCTCttgcttatattttattgtaaacatTATTTCTGCATCAGAGGAATAGAACGATGAGATGCCTGAGCACAGTGATGCTTTTATGgattttattgatatatttgagATTATACCTATATTTAAACAATATCCTTTCACGCACATATTTGATTCTTACAGAGAAACTAGTCTGAGACATGATTTGTGAAAATCACACCAGAGTCACTGAATTTCTTCTTCTCGGTTTTACAAATAACCCTGAGATGCAAGtttccctctttattttgttCCTGGTCATCTATACAGTCACTTTGTTGGGCAACTTCCTTATCGTCACAGTTACCAGTGTGGATCCTGCTCTTCAAACACCCATGTACTTCTTTCTCCGAAACCTATCACTTCTCGAAGTCTGTTTTACCTTGGTCATGGTGCCGAAGATGCTGGTCGATCTAGTGTCTCCAAGGAAAATCATCTCTTTTGTAGGCTGTGGTGCCCAGatgtactttttcttcttctttggcaGCTCTGAATGTTTTCTTCTGTCTATGATGGCTTATGATCGCTTTGTGGCCATCTGTAAGCCTCTCCGTTATTCAGTCATAATGAATAGGTCCCTGTGCTTGTGGATGGCTGTCGGCTCTTGGATGTCTGGTGTTCCTGTCTCTATGCTACAAACAGCTTGGTTGATGGCCCTTCCTTTCTGTGGACCAAATACCATAGACCACTTTTTTTGTGATGGTCCTCCGGTGTTGAAACTAGTCACTCAGGATACAAGCATGTATGAAATGCAAGCACTTGCCTCCACACTACTGtttattatgtttcctttttccctcatCTTGGTCTCCTACATCCGCATTATCACAACTGTCCTCAAGATGCCATCTGCTACTGGTCGCCAGAAGGCATTCTCCACCTGTTCATCACACCTCATTGTGGTATCCCTTTTCTATGGAACCGCCAGCTTGACCTACCTACGGCCCAAATCCAGCCAGTCCCCTGAAAGCAAGAAGCTAGTGTCATTGTCATACACTGTCATCACTCCTATGTTAAATCCGATCATCTACAGCCTAAGGAACAATGAAGTGAAGGGGGCTGTCAAGAGGACAGTCACTCAAAAAGTCTTGCAGAAGTTAGATGTGTTTTGAATTCTATTGTCTAGAGTGGTTCTAAGCAAAGCAGGGGCAGCAGGACCCACTGACAAAAgcttaaaaagaatataagattTGCTTTGATTTTGTCAGTATCACTTACTGTGATGGGTGGATCTCAGTGTATCAGTCTGAGTCTCAGCAAGAGATGGATGGTACTTTCAAATTGGAATCATTGAGAGAATATTAATGAGGGGGCTCTTAACAAATTGGGGGGATGGAGTTAGATAACTGTCACACAGCTCATAGGATGGAAATTCCATATCTCTTTCCCTGAAGGGACAAAGAGGAGTATTAACTGGAACCAGGATGATCCTActacaataaataaaagtcactCAACAGGAATTCTGGTTTTTAGTAGAGGAAGGCAGCCATCCCAATCTTATTCCATCCTGACTCTCAAATTTGCCGATTCCTGTTCTTCATCAAACCaaatctgaggggcacctgtgtggctcagttggttgaggtccaactcttgatctgctcaggtcataatcttgcagtttatgagttgaagccccacatctagctctgCACGGCTAGTGCatagcctggttgggattctctctctctctctctctctctctctctctctctctctctctgcccctccactactcttgctctcttgttctctcaaaagaaataaataaacttaaaaaaaatctgagacagAGGGCAAGAATGTCTATTGGTGCAGTATATAAAGGCCAGCCTTGTGGGGCACAAATCAGAATAGAAAATCATGAAgtgtaaatgaaaatattcacCACAAACCTCTATACATTCTGCAGCTAATGTGATGCAAATATAATCATGTACTGTGTtttactaactttttaaaatatgtattaaaaggTAGAGACTTCTAGTTGCCAAGAATTCATGGTTCAAATTGTTTATATGCGTAGCTGTTTTAAATGAAGTTATTTAATAAGATTATTTTAGTATTAACATTTGATGATGTGGGTCTGGACTTTTTTGATCGTTGGCTAAATCATCTATTCATTTTTACTAATTAACTTTTACTtattagaatttaaacaaaaaatacttgCTGGACACTATAGTAAAACCAAAAGAGTAGTGATAATAATAGACAACATGATCTATCAAGTCACTGTCTTTAATAAATGTCCATGCAACAACCCAACAGGTAGATCttattatacatttaattttctaaaagataTATTGGAATCAGAAAATTTAAGACTCTTGACAAGGCAAAGAGTTGTTGAGAGGTAGCCACAAGAATTTAAATTCAGACCCTTCTGTGTCTGAAATTCAATATGGTAATGTGTTAAAAATCTCTAGTCACATTTTCATCCAGATAAAGCATGATTatagatgggattttttttaattaacacctTAAATGCCTTCAAACAACTAAGAAGACAAAATATGACTGGGTCAAATGTAATTTTGGAAACTGTAATATTTCCCAGAGCATAAAGATACATTGGCTTTGAATATGCAACTTATATCTAATAATATCTGTTGCTCCAAGTCTTCATTAGCAATTAgcctttttttcaaaattgtatagACTTGTTTTTAAGTGGTAACCAACCTCCATCATTCTTGGTCAATTTCCAGGAAAAATTTAAATCATCACAAATATGCAACTTGAGataactattttaatttaaatgcaattCCCTGAGATTTGTAGCCATTGACTATATTGGGAGTTTAGGGTAAGAAATATCAGTTTCTTTAAATCTTTCTCCTTCAAtggccttttagttttttaagttaaATGCGTATATCCCAAAATTAATGTTACTAAGTTCAGTGACCATCTGGTAAGACTGTTGCAACGTTTTTCTACTAGTTGTGTGTGACTCATGAGTAGattgtgagtttttaaaataagtttagtAGTGCATGTGTATGCATTTAATAAGCTAGCGTAATACAAACTAGAATAGAATAACACAACAATTTATGAAAACAGTCAATGGCAAGTAAATCCTATCTGAGTGTTTGATAGTACTGTcgtgaaaataacagaaaatataggATCAGATCTCACATGTTAAATGGTATGCTTTAGTTATGCATATATTATGTTtcgaataaaatgtaaaattgattTCTTCTTGTAAGATGCCAGCCAAAATTTTCATAAGTCATTCATCTATTGCATATCTTATATGATTTATAATCCCTGGCTTCTTGAAAGGAATTTATAACACGATTACTATGTTTCATATAGTTTCATTAAAATTGATGTAAGTCATAAAGCCACAGACTGtttgagacattttttttcttcaggcttGTCATCCTCAATTTACAGCTTGGTTTTTTCTTTAGAGCTCCAAAAGCCAATTAATAGAGTCATTATTATATCCAGAGAGATGATTGAAAGTATTGATTTGATAAGTAATTCACCACCCCTGCCAAAATGCTAAGATTTTCGTCACTAATAGTATTCTAGagttttctttggaaagatatttttatcaTTGTCTTTATGGTGATATGATTGGCTCTTTTAGTGATAgtgaaaaaacattttgtaaagaGTGTTTCTTACGTTTATAATTCATTAGAGCACTTCTATATATATGTCTCCTTATTGTCATTTATAAGCTTTTCCGGAAA
This window contains:
- the LOC125171004 gene encoding olfactory receptor 10A7, whose protein sequence is MICENHTRVTEFLLLGFTNNPEMQVSLFILFLVIYTVTLLGNFLIVTVTSVDPALQTPMYFFLRNLSLLEVCFTLVMVPKMLVDLVSPRKIISFVGCGAQMYFFFFFGSSECFLLSMMAYDRFVAICKPLRYSVIMNRSLCLWMAVGSWMSGVPVSMLQTAWLMALPFCGPNTIDHFFCDGPPVLKLVTQDTSMYEMQALASTLLFIMFPFSLILVSYIRIITTVLKMPSATGRQKAFSTCSSHLIVVSLFYGTASLTYLRPKSSQSPESKKLVSLSYTVITPMLNPIIYSLRNNEVKGAVKRTVTQKVLQKLDVF